In Nocardioides faecalis, the following proteins share a genomic window:
- a CDS encoding VOC family protein → MLTSLAYLGFRSPNFAQWAELGPDVLGCMRVPDGEDGAVRLRIDDAEWRLAIHPGEEDEVAYLGWAVESERDLPEYAARLAAAGIEVQQGSAELAEARSVDQLIWFIDPWGFRHELAWGQYVDPGTFRPGRPLTGFVTGEQGLGHAVLILPDAAAGHEFFTEVLGFRLSDKIARPGGGYSRFYHCNGRHHSLALAEVPGSVGLNHIMLQVPDIDDVGTTYDLCVERGVPIRKTLGRHTNDQMISFYLTTPSSFHIEYGYGAIEVDESWVPATYRRPSTWGHKLTDEPTAKSPGILRRHPQPTAG, encoded by the coding sequence TTGCTGACATCGCTGGCCTACCTCGGCTTCCGCTCCCCGAACTTCGCCCAGTGGGCGGAGCTCGGGCCCGACGTCCTGGGATGCATGCGCGTCCCGGACGGCGAGGACGGTGCGGTGCGGCTCCGCATCGACGACGCGGAGTGGCGCTTGGCGATCCACCCGGGCGAGGAGGACGAGGTGGCCTACCTGGGCTGGGCGGTGGAGTCCGAGCGCGACCTGCCGGAGTACGCCGCACGGCTGGCGGCGGCCGGCATCGAGGTCCAGCAGGGCAGCGCCGAGCTGGCCGAGGCACGCTCGGTCGACCAGCTGATCTGGTTCATCGACCCCTGGGGCTTCCGCCACGAGCTGGCCTGGGGCCAGTACGTCGACCCGGGCACGTTCCGGCCCGGGCGCCCGCTCACCGGTTTCGTGACGGGGGAGCAGGGGCTGGGCCACGCCGTGCTGATCCTCCCCGACGCGGCCGCCGGGCACGAGTTCTTCACCGAGGTGCTGGGCTTCCGGCTCTCGGACAAGATCGCGCGGCCGGGCGGCGGCTACTCCCGCTTCTACCACTGCAACGGCCGGCACCACTCGCTGGCGCTGGCCGAGGTCCCCGGCTCGGTCGGGCTCAACCACATCATGCTGCAGGTGCCGGACATCGACGACGTGGGCACCACCTACGACCTGTGCGTGGAGCGCGGCGTGCCCATCCGCAAGACGCTGGGCCGGCACACCAACGACCAGATGATCTCGTTCTACCTCACGACGCCATCCTCGTTCCACATCGAGTACGGGTACGGGGCGATCGAGGTCGACGAGAGCTGGGTGCCGGCGACGTACCGCCGCCCGAGCACCTGGGGCCACAAGCTCACCGACGAGCCCACCGCGAAGTCGCCCGGCATCCTGCGCCGGCACCCCCAGCCGACCGCCGGGTAG
- a CDS encoding alpha/beta fold hydrolase: protein MSEETLTEASTSRYVDTRSWRLHYNEAGSGHPLVLLHGSGAGATGWSNFAPNIPALAKSFRVIALDAPGWGSSSPGLPEDYDHPNAVLELLDALGIERAALVGNSLGGSTAITFASRYPDRISHLVTMGAGSLMDIPTMSGAGDGPSEGLKILFQAYREPTLENMMKVAQIMTFDSAKATPELAQQRLDNALANPVHLENFLKGLATGGPARNRATHQEIAGIKAPTLLIHGRDDRVVHYEYSLRILPMIANARLVLLNRCGHWAQLEHTDEFNRLVTDFIEHG from the coding sequence ATGTCAGAAGAGACCCTCACCGAAGCCTCGACCAGCCGCTACGTCGACACCCGCTCGTGGCGCCTGCACTACAACGAGGCCGGCAGCGGCCACCCCCTCGTCCTGCTGCACGGCAGCGGCGCCGGAGCCACCGGGTGGAGCAACTTCGCCCCCAACATCCCGGCGCTGGCGAAGTCGTTCCGGGTGATCGCCCTGGACGCCCCGGGTTGGGGAAGCTCGTCGCCGGGCCTGCCCGAGGACTACGACCACCCCAACGCCGTGCTCGAGCTCCTGGACGCCCTCGGCATCGAGCGCGCCGCGCTGGTGGGCAACTCGCTGGGCGGCTCGACCGCGATCACCTTCGCCAGCCGCTACCCCGACCGGATCAGCCACCTGGTCACCATGGGCGCCGGATCGCTGATGGACATCCCGACCATGTCCGGAGCCGGCGACGGGCCCTCGGAAGGGCTCAAGATCCTCTTCCAGGCCTATCGGGAGCCGACCCTGGAGAACATGATGAAGGTCGCCCAGATCATGACCTTCGACTCCGCCAAGGCCACCCCGGAGCTGGCGCAGCAGCGGCTCGACAACGCGCTGGCGAACCCGGTGCACCTGGAGAACTTCCTCAAGGGTCTCGCCACGGGCGGCCCGGCGCGCAACCGCGCGACCCACCAGGAGATCGCCGGCATCAAGGCGCCGACGCTGCTCATCCACGGTCGTGACGACCGCGTGGTGCACTACGAGTACTCGCTGCGCATCCTGCCGATGATCGCCAACGCCCGCCTGGTCCTGCTCAACCGCTGCGGGCACTGGGCCCAGCTCGAGCACACCGACGAGTTCAACCGACTGGTGACCGACTTCATCGAGCACGGCTGA